The genomic window TATCTGGTGATGATGCGTCTATGGGGCACACCCGTTTCCATGCCGAACACGATGGTTAAGACATAGACGGCCGATGATACTTGGTGGGAAGCCGCCTGGGAAAGTAGGTGGTTGCCAGATTCAAAAACGGGGTGTAGCGTAGCTTGGCTAGCGCGCCTGATTTGGGATCAGGAGGTCGCAGGTTCAAATCCTGTCACCCCGAGTTTAAAAGATTTGAACCTTTTATGGTGGGTATGGCGCAGTTGGTTAGCGCGCCAGATTGTGGCTCTGGAGGCCGTGGGTTCGAATCCCACTATCCACCCTTAGATTAAGTAAACTTATATGGGTCACTAGCTCAGTTGGTAGAGCACTGGACTTTTAATCCAGGTGTCTCGGGTTCGAGCCCCGAGTGACTCATTTTTTAAATTTTATATTTTACAATTTAATAAGCAGTCGTGGCGGAATTGGCATACGCGCTAGACTAAGGATCTAGTCCGGGTTTCTGGGTAGGGGTTCAAGTCCCCTCGACTGCATATATGCGCGAATGGCTCAGTGGTAGAGCATCGCCTTGCCAAGGCGAGGGCCGCGAGTTCGAATCTCGTTTCGCGCTTTTTTTACAAACATGAGAAAGTCCCACATATCGGAAAATGGGACTTTCTAGTTGTTTTAAATACTGATGGAAAATGCTGTTTAAAATTAAGGTTTTGATATTATTTCATTAAATATTTAGGCAGCCTTCTGAAGTTATCAATATTTAATGGGCTATCGCCAAGCGGTAAGGCACAGGACTTTGACTCCTGCATTCGCTGGTTCGAATCCAGCTAGCCCAGCTCATTGAATATTTATTGTGAAGATATATTGTTGTATAGAAATGGAAAACTGATAAGATCCTGTACAGTGGATTTTATGTGATAAATAGATATTAAGAAACGCTGTATAGATATTTTTAGTTTTGTTACTATTATCGGTAACATAATATTTTTGTTTATTTAGCAATTTTTAAGGATTATATTTTAATATAATGATGGGGTATCGCCAAGCGGTAAGGCAACGGATTCTGATTCCGTCATTCGCAGGTTCAAATCCTGCTACCCTAGTTTTGAAGGCTGTTATGCATGGCATTATGCATGACAGCTTTTTAAGTTTCTGCTTTTATAAGGCATTTAATTTTTATGAAAAAATAAATATATAAAAGTTTTCCGCGTTTCCGTGTTGTATATGCTTGCTGTGGGATACGTTGCGCCTTGAAGTGAAAAAATTTTTTCATTTGTGAGGTCGGAGAGTTTTAACGCCTGTTAAAACTGTGTGCTCTTGTAAACTGAAGTTAGGAGCCAATTAAACCGAAATCCATTCAGCGTAATATGAATAATGTTTTATTAAGTGGAAGATTTTGTGTTTTTAGTTAATAAATTATATAACTGTGACGATATAATATATGAGGACTGTAATTGATTTTTGTGATAAATACATATTTTTTTAAATAGTGAATTTTATTTCGTTTGATTTGCAATTTTTTATTATATATTATTATATGTTAATAAAAATTACAAATTAAAATGGTATTTTTATTTTGGACATGTTGTAGTAGGTGCGTACATTTTTAATGATCAATATCAAATTTTCAAATTTTCTTTCGGAAAACATTTCGAGTTGTAATTTTCATACGGTTCGTGTGTAGATTTGACAGAAATTTGCCTTTTAAAAGCAAAGAACGGATATACAGGAATAGTCGAAACTTTGTCAATTGTTTTTGATGGCTCCGGTAAGCCGGTAATTTTTGACTTAACCATGTATGCCATAGTTTATATAAGGTATTGTTATGGTAATGATTTTTAATGTTTGGAGGTAAATATGGGACTAGGAAAACACAGGAAGCTTATTGCAATGTTGGTGTGTTCTTTGGCGGTCAGCCAGGCGGGTATGCCGTTTGTATATGCTGATGTTGAAGATGATGCTTTAATGAATGACAAAGAAATAAGTATATTCCTCGAGCACGGCGGAGATCTTTATGAGCTTTTTGAAAACGGGCTTATTACAAAGGAACAATTTAACGAATTTTCAAAAATTGACGGGGAAAAATCCGATGATGAAGAACCGATTGAAGGAAGCGTAGAGCCTGACGGGAATATAGAAGAAGAAGGAACTGGAGAAGGAAGCGCAGAGCCTGACGGTAATGCAGAAGGAGAAGGAACTGGAGAAGGAAGCGCAGAGCCTGACGGAAATATAGAAGGAGAAGGAACTTGCGAGGAAAGCGTAGAGCCTGACGGGAATGTGGAAGGAGAAGGAACCGGAGAAGGAAGCGCAGAGCCTGACGGGAATATAGAAGAAGAAGGAACTGGAGAAGGAAGCGCAGAGCCTGACGGAAATATAGAAGGAGAAGGAACTGGAGAAGGAAGCGCAGAGCCTGACAGTAATGTGGAAGGAGAAGGAACTGGAGAAGGAAGCGCAGAACTTGACGGGAATATAGAAGGAGAAGGAACTGGAGAAGGAAACGCAGAGCCTGACGGTAATGCAGAAGGAGAAGGAACTGGAGAAGGAAGCGCAGAGCCTGACGGTAATGCAGAAGGAGAAGGAACTGGAGAAGGAAGCGCAGAACTTGACGGGAATATAGAAGGGGCCGGTGAAAGCAATGTAAATATGAGCACATCTCCGGAAAATAACATGATGAATTCACTCCCTAATGCGTCAGAAGGCCTGCAGGAAGTTCCTATACTTGAGGATGAGGCCGAAATTATGTTCCTTCAGGATTTGGCGGCAGGCGGTTCTGTAGAGGTTTCAACTCATGCTCAGTTTGTAAAGGCGCTTAATGATTCCGGAGTTAACGAAATTGTCGTAACAAAAGGGATTACGCTTTCAGGCGACGCCGATAACGGCAACGATCAGAGTCTCATGCCGGTAATGTTCCGCGGTGATTTAACTATAAAGGGCAAAAGCGGTGCCAACGCCAACATATTTTTCCGTTCGCCTATACAGCTTGAGGGCGACAATGTAACATTTAAAGATATAGAACTGAACTTTATTTCAAGCGGCGCTTTAGGCAGTGTTCCCCACAGGGAGATTTTTCTGGCAGGCCATAGCCTGACCCTTGATAATGTAAAATGCTATACTAAAGGCGCCGACGGTTCCTTAGGCGGTTTCGGCGGCACAGAGGAGGAACTGCTGCCCACCATATATGCGGGAGGCTACAAGGGTACGTCCGTTGCAGGCAGCGGCGCAAGCCTCACAATTAAAAATTCCAATGATGATACGGATATAAAGGCTATTTATGCAGGTCATGATGAAGAGCAGTATGAAATGGCGCCGTATAAAGGCGATATAGATATAGAAATAGACTCAAGAGCGTCTGTAAGGGAAGGAATATTCGCAAGCAAAAATAACGGAAATGTAAATATAACCATAAAAGGAAACCAGGATACATGCAGGATAAAAGATTTTGAAGGAAATGATAATACAACGGTTACATTTGACAATATTTTTGTAAACAAGGCGGAGGTTAACGGCGGAAATATAGTCCTTTCAAACGGAACCGTATTTGAACCTGTTTCAAAATCAACTCCAAAAATCAGAAACATTGAGGTTTCAAGCGGAACTACGCTCAACCTTGCATATATGCTTGGAGCTGTTATAGAAGGCGACTTTGCAGGCGGCGGCACATTAATACTTGATAAAGACGATACTCTGACCGTTAACGGGGAAATCAGCGGAACGACTTTATTTAAAACATGGAGCGGCACGGCGGCAACGGGCGGAAGCCTTATCCATGACAGGGATTACATAGTAAGCTCTTCAAAGAATGTAAGCGGCTCAATAGAGCTTGATCCATACTATGGCAAAGACTATGAGCTTGAATATAACGACGGCATTTGGACGGCTAAGAGCAATTTAGTCGGCTTGGAGTTAGATAGTTTTGAGGTGCTTTCAGGGCCGGAATACGTTGATTTCGATACTGTAAAGAAGGAATCGCTTGACAAAGAAATAAAGCCTTCATATATTTTTGCGACGGAATCAAAGGATAAAGAGGGGAATATTTTTCATACTGATTCAGGACTTTATACACATGTATTAAAGAAAGAGGACCTTAATGTGCCTGAAAAAGAAGATTGGTTGATACCGATAAACGTTGAAGAATTTGGCAATTGGAAAAATACTCAAATCTGGGAAGGAAAATATTTTATTTCATTCTATAATGACGCTATTGACACTATAGAAGCCGGAGAGTATGTGGTTTTCTTTGCTGAGGACGAGCTTTTGTCAGAGAACGTGGCGGGCGTCGTTAACAATTCCGTTGGCAGGGCAGAATTTACAATCTACAAAAACGAAGGCTCTGCCTCAAAGGAAATCAAGGCTGAACATGCAGGCGCAGTCCCAACTCAGAAATATACGGGAAGGGAAGTTAAGCCGAAGGTTGACATCACTGTTGACGGCGTAAAGCTTACAGAAGGCAAGGATTATGTTTTAAAATATAATAACAACATAAACGTGACAACCGACGGAGCAAAGGCTAATATAACCGTAGAAGGCATAGGCGAATACAGCGGAAGTTTTGCGCTTGAATTTGATATTGCAAAAGGCGAAACAGAAACGGAAAATGCCGTTACTGCCGAAAAAGCGGAATATACATACGGCGACACAGTAAGGCTTACATTTACGGCAGCGCCTAAGAAGGATGCAAACCAGCCTGCTATGCTTGCCGCCGCAGAGAATAAGGCTGAATTTTATTACGGCGATAAGCTTTTGGGTACGGCTGATGTTGTAAACGGCAAGGCTGTGCTTTTATATGACACAAGAAAACGGTTTGTGCCTGTGGGCGCGGCTGATATTACAATCAAATTCGGCGGCAGCAGTCAGCTTGAGGCGGCTGAATTTACGGCACAGGATATATTTATATTGAACAAAAAAAAGCTTGGGCTTAAGGATATTGCGAGCATTTCAATGGAAAGTTTCGTTTATAACGGTTCTAAAAAAGATTCCTCAATAACGGACATAAACTGGAATGACCCTTCCGTTTCGGGCATAACTTTTGAAGGCAGAGCAGAGCTTAGCTCGCCGAATGCAGGCGTATATTCAAAAGCAAATATAATAAGCCTCAAAGCTACGGGAAAAACAAACGATTGGTATGATACGACAAACTTTGCGGGAAATTTCAATGATGTAACCGTAAGTCCTGAAGTTGTTATAAGGAAAGCGCCCAGTGCAGGAACTGTGTTTAAAACATTGACGTTTAATGCGGCCGAGAACGGCGCAAGCCTTGAGTTTGACAACAGCATAGTGCCTGACGGGTATGAAGTGGTAAACGTTACAGAAGGCAGTGCAAGCAATTACGGTAATGTCGTATCAAATGTAGCTGTGACAAATGATAAGGTTACGTTTAATGTTTCGGGAACTGACGGCCGCGGCACAATTAATGCTGTTTTTGAATTTAAAAACCACGAAAATATCAGCCTTATGATAGATGTGGTAAAGACTTCAAAAACGCAGGTGGACGCAGGCTTCAAAATAAACGACATGGAGTACAGCGGCTTGCCTTATGATGCATGGGAAATAGGCGCCGGCTACAGCAAGGATGACGTTACGGCAACCTACTATGATATAGACGAACAGAAGGAACTTAGCACGGCTCCTGTAAATGCGGGAAGGTATAGCGTTAATCTAAGGCTTGAAACGGCAGATTCCTTTGCCGAAGCAAACGGCGAATTTGAAATAACGAAAAAACAGGTGGATCTTAAAGCCGTTGACAGGACGATAAAAGCCGGGAATAATGCGCCGAACCTTGATAACCCGCAGGAGGGCGTGGATTATGAATTTACATCGGGCAAACCGTCCGAAAATATCGGCAGTATAAAAATGACATATGACCAAACTCCGAATACGGATGCGGCGGGAAAATATGAAATATTGATAGGCATCCCTGTGTTATTAAATGAAAACTATTCCGTAAATGCGGTAAGCGGTTGGCTTACTGTTGAGTCCGATGCGCCTGTTGTGGAATATGACATAAAGGTAAAAGGCGGCCATGCGGATACCGTTAAGGCGTCGGCAGGAGAAAAGGTAACAATAACGGCTGAAGAGCCGCAGGGCAAGGATTTTGTACGCTGGGTAACAACAAGCGCCGGAGTAACAATAGCCGATCCCGAAAGCGCGGTTACAACGTTCACAATGCCTGCAAACAACGTGGAAATAACGGCGGAGTTTAAGGATGAAGAGGCGCAGCGTTATGATATAAAGGTAACGGGCGGCCATGCGGATACTGTTAAGGCGTCGGCAGGAGAAAAGGTAACAATAACGGCTGAAGAGCCGCAGGGCAAGGAGTTTGTGCGCTGGAACACAACAAGCGCCGGAGTAACAATAGCCGATCCCGAAAGCGCGGTTACAACGTTCACAATGCCTGCAAACAACGTGGAAATAACGGCGGAGTTTAAGGATGAAGAGGCGCAGCGTTATGATATAAAGGTAACGGGCGGCCATGCGGATAAGCTTAAGGCGTCGGCAGGAGAAAAGGTAACAATAACGGCTGAGGAGCCGCAGGGCAAGGATTTTGTACGCTGGGAAACAAAAAGCTCCGGAGTAATGTTGGACAATCCGGAAAGTGTGTCGGCTTCATTTATAATGCCGCCAAACAGCATTGAGATAATGGCCGAATTTAAAGATGAAGAAGCGGGACATGTCCCTGTTGAAAAAATAGAAATAAATATGACGGATTTTGTTGTTAGGATAGGCTCTAAGAAAATGATTAAAGCTGCTATAACGCCGGAAAATGCAACCAACAAAGAAGTTGTATGGAGCATAAGCGGCGATGCGGCCGAGATTGTTCCTTTAGACGGCGACAGCAGTTCCGTGTACATTGAAGGAAAAAGCGTAGGTACGGTCACAGTAACCGCAACTTCTGCTGACAGCGGGTTAAGCGCTTCAAGCGTTGTCAATATAAAACGGAAATCAAGCAGTTCGGACAGCGGTTCATCTTCAGGCGGCGGGTCGTCTTCTTCAAACGGTTCGGATAAAGAAACGATAGTTTATGAGGACGGAAGCGAAAAAACTACAACAACCGAAAAAGACGGCACTATAACAGAGGTTACCAAAAAACCTGACGGCACAGTGACGACGGTTATTAAAGAAAAAGACGGTACAAAAAGCACAACCGTTGAATATCCTGACGGCGGGCGTATAGAAGAAACGGTGTTTGCAGACGGCACATCTGTAAGCACAGAGGAAAATACGCAGGGCCAGAGGATTAAAGTTACCCATGAAGGCGACGGCAAGACATACGTTAAAGTATGGCTGGAAAACGAAGGAGAGCTTCAGAAAGTTAAAATAAGAGGCATAC from Anaerotignum faecicola includes these protein-coding regions:
- a CDS encoding S-layer homology domain-containing protein — translated: MGLGKHRKLIAMLVCSLAVSQAGMPFVYADVEDDALMNDKEISIFLEHGGDLYELFENGLITKEQFNEFSKIDGEKSDDEEPIEGSVEPDGNIEEEGTGEGSAEPDGNAEGEGTGEGSAEPDGNIEGEGTCEESVEPDGNVEGEGTGEGSAEPDGNIEEEGTGEGSAEPDGNIEGEGTGEGSAEPDSNVEGEGTGEGSAELDGNIEGEGTGEGNAEPDGNAEGEGTGEGSAEPDGNAEGEGTGEGSAELDGNIEGAGESNVNMSTSPENNMMNSLPNASEGLQEVPILEDEAEIMFLQDLAAGGSVEVSTHAQFVKALNDSGVNEIVVTKGITLSGDADNGNDQSLMPVMFRGDLTIKGKSGANANIFFRSPIQLEGDNVTFKDIELNFISSGALGSVPHREIFLAGHSLTLDNVKCYTKGADGSLGGFGGTEEELLPTIYAGGYKGTSVAGSGASLTIKNSNDDTDIKAIYAGHDEEQYEMAPYKGDIDIEIDSRASVREGIFASKNNGNVNITIKGNQDTCRIKDFEGNDNTTVTFDNIFVNKAEVNGGNIVLSNGTVFEPVSKSTPKIRNIEVSSGTTLNLAYMLGAVIEGDFAGGGTLILDKDDTLTVNGEISGTTLFKTWSGTAATGGSLIHDRDYIVSSSKNVSGSIELDPYYGKDYELEYNDGIWTAKSNLVGLELDSFEVLSGPEYVDFDTVKKESLDKEIKPSYIFATESKDKEGNIFHTDSGLYTHVLKKEDLNVPEKEDWLIPINVEEFGNWKNTQIWEGKYFISFYNDAIDTIEAGEYVVFFAEDELLSENVAGVVNNSVGRAEFTIYKNEGSASKEIKAEHAGAVPTQKYTGREVKPKVDITVDGVKLTEGKDYVLKYNNNINVTTDGAKANITVEGIGEYSGSFALEFDIAKGETETENAVTAEKAEYTYGDTVRLTFTAAPKKDANQPAMLAAAENKAEFYYGDKLLGTADVVNGKAVLLYDTRKRFVPVGAADITIKFGGSSQLEAAEFTAQDIFILNKKKLGLKDIASISMESFVYNGSKKDSSITDINWNDPSVSGITFEGRAELSSPNAGVYSKANIISLKATGKTNDWYDTTNFAGNFNDVTVSPEVVIRKAPSAGTVFKTLTFNAAENGASLEFDNSIVPDGYEVVNVTEGSASNYGNVVSNVAVTNDKVTFNVSGTDGRGTINAVFEFKNHENISLMIDVVKTSKTQVDAGFKINDMEYSGLPYDAWEIGAGYSKDDVTATYYDIDEQKELSTAPVNAGRYSVNLRLETADSFAEANGEFEITKKQVDLKAVDRTIKAGNNAPNLDNPQEGVDYEFTSGKPSENIGSIKMTYDQTPNTDAAGKYEILIGIPVLLNENYSVNAVSGWLTVESDAPVVEYDIKVKGGHADTVKASAGEKVTITAEEPQGKDFVRWVTTSAGVTIADPESAVTTFTMPANNVEITAEFKDEEAQRYDIKVTGGHADTVKASAGEKVTITAEEPQGKEFVRWNTTSAGVTIADPESAVTTFTMPANNVEITAEFKDEEAQRYDIKVTGGHADKLKASAGEKVTITAEEPQGKDFVRWETKSSGVMLDNPESVSASFIMPPNSIEIMAEFKDEEAGHVPVEKIEINMTDFVVRIGSKKMIKAAITPENATNKEVVWSISGDAAEIVPLDGDSSSVYIEGKSVGTVTVTATSADSGLSASSVVNIKRKSSSSDSGSSSGGGSSSSNGSDKETIVYEDGSEKTTTTEKDGTITEVTKKPDGTVTTVIKEKDGTKSTTVEYPDGGRIEETVFADGTSVSTEENTQGQRIKVTHEGDGKTYVKVWLENEGELQKVKIRGIQGGQETIPYFVKDDGTVEYIKYSYMSPDGMVVMLSSDAEFEVKDNGKTFGDVSEDDWYYDAVAFAVSHELFFGTNETEFSPEGNMTRGMAAEVLYRLAGRPQAGNNVFTDVSENGYYSDAVAWAYGKGILSGVGDGRFMPDDHVTKEQLAVILYMYGQSMGMENVFGAYSGMEGYVDVSPWAAASVDWAVKNGVMTHNVYNGQSLQVPASRADVAEMLYNYVKYVCADK